A single genomic interval of Nocardioides palaemonis harbors:
- a CDS encoding NAD-dependent epimerase/dehydratase family protein — MRLLVLGGTRFLSREVAARAVARGWDVTCACRGASGPVPEGAHHLPWDRAEPPPPQVADGAWDAVVDVGRLPSQVAAAVAATADAHWVFVSTVSVYADNSSAAMEPLLEPITDDVDLATDPEAYGGMKVACEQVVTATAASSVVARPGLIVGPGDPTGRFAYWPQRLARGGEVLAPGRPEDVVQVIDVRDLADWLLVLAEQRTTGVLDAVGRPTPFGDLLAGVATGVGAADPRLTWVDAEFLEEHDVAPWMGPGSLPLWLPRPAYDGMLRHDPGPAEAAGLVLRPVADTAAHCLDDPVTALLPEREAELLAAWHAR; from the coding sequence ATGAGACTGCTGGTCCTGGGCGGCACCCGTTTCCTGTCCCGCGAGGTCGCGGCCCGCGCGGTCGCCCGGGGGTGGGACGTCACGTGCGCCTGCCGCGGTGCGTCCGGACCCGTCCCCGAGGGTGCGCACCACCTCCCCTGGGACCGTGCCGAGCCGCCGCCCCCGCAGGTCGCCGACGGCGCCTGGGACGCCGTGGTCGACGTCGGTCGCCTCCCGTCGCAGGTGGCGGCTGCGGTCGCGGCCACCGCCGACGCGCACTGGGTGTTCGTCTCCACCGTCAGCGTCTACGCCGACAACTCCTCTGCCGCCATGGAGCCGCTCCTCGAGCCGATCACCGACGACGTCGACCTCGCGACCGACCCCGAGGCCTACGGCGGGATGAAGGTGGCGTGCGAGCAGGTCGTCACCGCGACGGCCGCGTCGTCGGTCGTGGCCCGCCCGGGGCTCATCGTCGGCCCCGGCGACCCGACCGGCCGGTTCGCGTACTGGCCGCAGCGGCTCGCCCGCGGCGGCGAGGTGCTCGCGCCGGGGCGCCCGGAGGACGTCGTGCAGGTGATCGACGTGCGCGACCTCGCGGACTGGCTGCTGGTCCTGGCCGAGCAGCGCACGACCGGGGTCCTCGACGCCGTGGGGCGTCCGACGCCGTTCGGCGACCTGCTCGCGGGCGTCGCCACCGGTGTCGGCGCGGCCGACCCGCGACTCACCTGGGTCGACGCGGAGTTCCTGGAGGAGCACGACGTCGCGCCCTGGATGGGCCCGGGGTCGCTCCCGCTGTGGCTGCCGCGACCGGCGTACGACGGCATGCTCCGCCACGACCCCGGTCCGGCCGAGGCGGCGGGGCTGGTCCTGCGACCGGTCGCGGACACCGCCGCGCACTGCCTGGACGATCCCGTCACCGCGCTCCTGCCCGAGCGCGAGGCGGAGCTGCTCGCCGCCTGGCACGCGCGCTGA
- a CDS encoding M1 family metallopeptidase yields MRPPRHHRRAAAAVGLVVAGLLSGCSGTAPDPGDLRPGGTARPDDEGSLGSSPAPVSDPVEQDLDLALSTPREDSVYPDVGDPRVDALLYDLDLTWSPDDRRLDAHAVVTFRATRRARAFQLDLGQGLTVGDVRLDGEPVRFARRGKDLVVRAAVRADRRYELSLDYVGTPRPTPAPTTRGDFSTTGFTVTDSGAVWTMQEPYGAFTWYPVNDQPSDKALYDVTVHVPAPWIGISNGRLTALGTEDGTTTTSWQLTEPASSYLVTLAIGDYAHRSNTTEDGLRVDYWTPRGMVQHLDELRTAAATVDWIEARLGPYPFDTLGMVVTDSQSAMETQTMLTLGSNDYVLSPQVVAHELVHQWYGDQVSPDDWRDVWLNEGMTMLMQWLYEDDHDIAPLRNTLGAARNADQGLRDTYGPPGDYDPEQFGGSNIYYSPALMWNELRVALGDEEFFRIARSWLADHDGTSVGREQVFEHWESETGLELTDFFDAWITGTTTPARGVPDA; encoded by the coding sequence GTGAGACCGCCCCGCCACCACCGGCGGGCCGCAGCGGCGGTCGGCCTGGTGGTCGCGGGGCTGCTGTCCGGCTGCTCGGGGACCGCGCCGGACCCCGGTGACCTCCGCCCGGGCGGCACCGCCCGGCCCGACGACGAGGGCTCCCTCGGCTCCTCGCCCGCGCCGGTCTCCGACCCGGTCGAGCAGGACCTCGACCTGGCCCTGTCCACGCCGCGCGAGGACAGCGTCTACCCCGACGTCGGCGACCCGCGCGTCGACGCGCTGCTCTACGACCTCGACCTCACCTGGTCCCCCGACGACCGCCGCCTCGACGCCCACGCCGTCGTCACCTTCCGCGCCACCCGCCGCGCCCGCGCCTTCCAGCTCGACCTGGGCCAGGGGCTCACCGTCGGCGACGTCCGCCTCGACGGCGAGCCGGTGCGATTCGCCCGTCGCGGCAAGGACCTCGTCGTCCGGGCGGCGGTGCGTGCGGACCGGCGCTACGAGCTCTCCCTCGACTACGTCGGCACGCCTCGCCCGACCCCGGCGCCGACGACGCGCGGCGACTTCTCGACCACCGGGTTCACCGTCACCGACTCCGGCGCGGTCTGGACGATGCAGGAGCCCTACGGCGCGTTCACCTGGTACCCGGTCAACGACCAGCCGTCCGACAAGGCGCTCTACGACGTGACCGTCCACGTCCCGGCGCCGTGGATCGGGATCTCCAACGGCCGGCTCACCGCACTCGGCACCGAGGACGGCACCACCACCACGTCGTGGCAGCTCACCGAGCCGGCGTCGTCGTACCTCGTCACCCTCGCCATCGGCGACTACGCCCACCGCAGCAACACCACCGAGGACGGCCTGCGCGTCGACTACTGGACGCCGCGGGGGATGGTGCAGCACCTCGACGAGCTCCGGACCGCGGCCGCGACCGTCGACTGGATCGAGGCGCGGCTGGGGCCCTACCCCTTCGACACGCTCGGCATGGTCGTGACCGACTCGCAGAGCGCGATGGAGACCCAGACCATGCTGACCCTCGGCAGCAACGACTACGTCCTGTCGCCGCAGGTGGTCGCCCACGAGCTGGTCCACCAGTGGTACGGCGACCAGGTGTCGCCCGACGACTGGCGCGACGTCTGGCTCAACGAGGGCATGACGATGCTGATGCAGTGGCTCTACGAGGACGACCACGACATCGCACCGCTGCGCAACACGCTCGGCGCCGCGCGCAACGCCGACCAGGGGCTGCGCGACACCTACGGGCCGCCCGGCGACTACGACCCGGAGCAGTTCGGCGGGTCCAACATCTACTACTCGCCCGCGCTCATGTGGAACGAGCTGCGGGTCGCGCTCGGCGACGAGGAGTTCTTCCGGATCGCCCGGTCCTGGCTGGCCGACCACGACGGCACCTCGGTCGGCCGGGAGCAGGTCTTCGAGCACTGGGAGTCCGAGACCGGCCTCGAGCTGACCGACTTCTTCGACGCCTGGATCACCGGGACCACGACACCGGCGCGCGGTGTGCCCGACGCCTGA
- the pdhA gene encoding pyruvate dehydrogenase (acetyl-transferring) E1 component subunit alpha: protein MLTPEGERVHHPEFDHDFSAEELRGLYRDMVLTRRIDVEATALQRHGELGIWAQLLGQEAAQIGAGRALRPQDYVFPTYREHGVAYCKGVDPLRLLGLFRGVDQGGWDPNENNFGLYTIVIGAQTLHATGYAMGMQRDGVVGTGDPERDAAVIAHFGDGASSQGDVNEAFIFAASYNAPVVFFCQNNQWAISEPIERQTRIPLYQRALGFGFPGIRVDGNDVLATYAVTKAALQRAREGNGPSFVEAYTYRMGAHTTTDDPTRYRLNDELEHWKLKDPIERLKVYLRRNGLVDQEFFDDLDAEAKEMGHHLREGCKALPDPKPLDQFGYVFSEMTDEIAAQRDEFAAYLASFEGSH, encoded by the coding sequence CTGCTGACGCCCGAGGGTGAGCGCGTCCACCACCCCGAGTTCGACCACGACTTCTCCGCCGAGGAGCTGCGCGGCCTCTACCGCGACATGGTGCTGACCCGGCGCATCGACGTCGAGGCCACCGCGCTCCAGCGCCACGGCGAGCTCGGCATCTGGGCCCAGCTGCTCGGCCAGGAGGCCGCCCAGATCGGCGCCGGCCGCGCGCTGCGCCCGCAGGACTACGTCTTCCCGACCTACCGCGAGCACGGCGTGGCCTACTGCAAGGGCGTCGACCCGCTGCGGCTGCTCGGCCTGTTCCGCGGCGTCGACCAGGGCGGCTGGGACCCCAACGAGAACAACTTCGGGCTCTACACGATCGTCATCGGCGCGCAGACCCTCCACGCCACCGGCTACGCGATGGGCATGCAGCGCGACGGCGTCGTCGGCACCGGCGACCCCGAGCGCGACGCGGCCGTGATCGCCCACTTCGGCGACGGCGCGTCCTCGCAGGGCGACGTCAACGAGGCCTTCATCTTCGCCGCCTCCTACAACGCCCCGGTCGTGTTCTTCTGCCAGAACAACCAGTGGGCCATCTCCGAGCCGATCGAGCGCCAGACCCGCATCCCGCTCTACCAGCGCGCGCTCGGCTTCGGCTTCCCGGGCATCCGCGTCGACGGCAACGACGTGCTCGCGACGTACGCCGTCACCAAGGCCGCGCTCCAGCGCGCCCGCGAGGGCAACGGACCGTCGTTCGTCGAGGCGTACACCTACCGCATGGGTGCGCACACCACGACCGACGACCCGACCCGCTACCGCCTCAACGACGAGCTCGAGCACTGGAAGCTCAAGGACCCGATCGAGCGGCTCAAGGTCTACCTGCGCCGCAACGGCCTGGTCGACCAGGAGTTCTTCGACGACCTCGACGCCGAGGCCAAGGAGATGGGCCACCACCTCCGCGAGGGCTGCAAGGCGCTGCCCGACCCGAAGCCGCTCGACCAGTTCGGCTACGTCTTCAGCGAGATGACCGACGAGATCGCCGCCCAGCGCGACGAGTTCGCGGCCTACCTCGCGTCCTTCGAGGGGAGCCACTGA
- a CDS encoding family 43 glycosylhydrolase, with product MRSTTVRRSVRRLAGVLLAAGLAPLAGLAAAAPDTLPPRPLFWEQPLADPSVVHDGTRWFAAGTGWRGATSSSVRASAGWVPGAPLLDARPAWARNGDVWAPELVRADDGSWLAYYSVPVSGLPRTDDRCIGVATSPDLATAFTPLHSQPLACPSGAAPVPASDDLERAGGLPRRGVIDPSSYVAPDGRRFLLYRTQGTPSSIRMVRLTRSGLRAAGPSREILRDPGVLENPEMVDARGTHHLLMSRGDFGRCGYRTVWRASASVRKGWERAAEHVLLDHEGSGICGPGGADSSDDAAGRLFVHGWVCDDVNGPCETTYSSHDDPLLRGRRVLYLARLRWTRDGPVVARFTQGPAWTPPPG from the coding sequence GTGCGATCCACGACGGTGCGTCGGAGCGTACGCCGCCTCGCCGGCGTCCTGCTCGCCGCAGGCCTCGCGCCGCTCGCCGGCCTCGCGGCCGCTGCGCCGGACACCCTCCCGCCGCGCCCGCTGTTCTGGGAGCAGCCGCTGGCCGACCCGTCGGTCGTCCACGACGGGACCCGCTGGTTCGCCGCCGGCACCGGGTGGCGCGGCGCGACCAGCAGCAGCGTGCGGGCGTCGGCCGGGTGGGTCCCCGGCGCCCCGCTGCTCGACGCGCGACCGGCGTGGGCGCGCAACGGCGACGTCTGGGCGCCCGAGCTGGTCCGCGCCGACGACGGCTCGTGGCTGGCCTACTACTCGGTCCCGGTGAGCGGCCTGCCGCGCACCGACGACCGCTGCATCGGCGTGGCCACGTCGCCCGACCTCGCGACCGCGTTCACGCCGCTGCACTCCCAGCCGCTCGCCTGTCCCTCCGGCGCGGCGCCGGTCCCGGCGAGCGACGACCTCGAGCGGGCCGGCGGACTGCCCCGGCGCGGCGTCATCGACCCCTCGTCGTACGTCGCGCCGGACGGGCGCCGGTTCCTGCTCTACCGGACGCAGGGAACGCCGTCGTCGATCCGCATGGTGCGGCTGACCCGCAGCGGGCTGCGCGCCGCCGGGCCGAGCCGCGAGATCCTGCGCGACCCGGGGGTCCTGGAGAACCCGGAGATGGTCGACGCCCGCGGCACCCACCACCTGCTGATGAGCCGCGGCGACTTCGGCCGCTGCGGCTACCGCACGGTGTGGCGCGCCTCGGCGTCGGTCCGCAAGGGCTGGGAGCGCGCGGCCGAGCACGTGCTGCTCGACCACGAGGGCTCCGGGATCTGCGGACCGGGCGGCGCCGACAGCTCCGACGACGCGGCGGGGCGGCTGTTCGTCCACGGGTGGGTCTGCGACGACGTCAACGGCCCGTGCGAGACGACGTACTCCTCCCACGACGACCCGCTGCTGCGCGGGCGCCGGGTCCTCTACCTCGCCCGGCTGCGCTGGACCCGCGACGGACCGGTGGTCGCCCGGTTCACCCAGGGGCCGGCCTGGACGCCGCCGCCGGGCTGA
- a CDS encoding dihydrolipoamide acetyltransferase family protein, with product MSEFLLPDVGEGLTEAEIVAWKVKVGDTVEINDVIVEIETAKSLVELPSPFEGTVLALLVPEGETVPVGTPIIAIGAPGEEPAPAAAAPAAEQTESDPYLGMAQKAGAAEAAAAQVDPADIDLSNPAASGSMEGASLVGRIKAERGPMRRARRGSASPSTDAGAQTQMQVQGAFAPGGAQSDEVMPADESPVPATDQRAGHAAPAEALVPPAAQEPGAVRALAKPPVRKLAKDLGVDLTTLTGSGPSGSITRDDVHGAANGSAARTPAPSAAPAAVAPIPGERETREPIKGVRKMMATAMSQSAFTSPHVTEWITVDVTATMQLVERLKARRDLKDVRISPLLVLSRAVLMAMKRTPEINSFWDEAAQEVVYKHYVNLGIAAATPRGLVVPNVKDADAMSMVELAGALGELTATARDGKTQPAEMAGGTFTITNVGVFGVDAGTPIINPGESAILCFGAINKRPWVDEATGEIVVRDVTTLALSFDHRHIDGEKGSRFLADVAGILQDPGTALLF from the coding sequence ATGTCTGAATTCCTCCTCCCCGACGTCGGGGAAGGCCTGACCGAGGCCGAGATCGTGGCCTGGAAGGTCAAGGTCGGCGACACCGTCGAGATCAACGACGTGATCGTCGAGATCGAGACCGCCAAGTCGCTCGTCGAGCTGCCCTCGCCGTTCGAGGGCACCGTCCTCGCGCTGCTGGTGCCCGAGGGCGAGACCGTCCCGGTCGGTACGCCGATCATCGCGATCGGCGCGCCCGGCGAGGAGCCCGCCCCCGCGGCGGCAGCCCCGGCCGCGGAGCAGACCGAGTCCGACCCCTACCTCGGCATGGCCCAGAAGGCCGGCGCCGCCGAGGCGGCCGCCGCCCAGGTCGACCCGGCCGACATCGACCTGTCCAACCCGGCCGCGTCCGGCTCGATGGAGGGCGCGTCCCTCGTCGGACGGATCAAGGCCGAGCGCGGCCCGATGCGCCGGGCCCGTCGCGGCTCCGCGTCGCCGAGCACCGACGCCGGTGCGCAGACCCAGATGCAGGTCCAGGGCGCGTTCGCCCCGGGTGGTGCGCAGTCGGACGAGGTCATGCCCGCCGACGAGTCGCCCGTGCCCGCGACCGACCAGCGCGCGGGCCACGCCGCCCCGGCCGAGGCGCTCGTGCCGCCGGCCGCGCAGGAGCCCGGCGCCGTGCGCGCCCTGGCCAAGCCGCCGGTGCGCAAGCTCGCCAAGGACCTCGGGGTCGACCTCACCACGCTGACCGGCTCGGGTCCGTCGGGCTCGATCACCCGCGACGACGTGCACGGCGCCGCCAACGGCTCGGCGGCGCGTACGCCGGCGCCCTCGGCGGCCCCGGCCGCCGTGGCCCCGATCCCGGGCGAGCGGGAGACCCGCGAGCCGATCAAGGGCGTGCGCAAGATGATGGCGACGGCGATGAGCCAGTCGGCCTTCACCAGCCCGCACGTCACCGAGTGGATCACCGTCGACGTCACCGCCACCATGCAGCTCGTCGAGCGGCTCAAGGCGCGCCGCGACCTCAAGGACGTGCGGATCAGCCCGCTCCTCGTGCTGTCGCGCGCGGTGCTGATGGCGATGAAGCGCACGCCGGAGATCAACTCGTTCTGGGACGAGGCCGCGCAGGAGGTCGTCTACAAGCACTACGTCAACCTCGGCATCGCGGCCGCCACGCCGCGCGGCCTGGTGGTGCCCAACGTCAAGGACGCCGACGCGATGTCGATGGTCGAGCTGGCCGGTGCGCTCGGCGAGCTCACCGCCACCGCCCGCGACGGGAAGACGCAGCCGGCCGAGATGGCCGGCGGCACCTTCACGATCACCAACGTCGGCGTCTTCGGCGTCGACGCCGGCACGCCGATCATCAACCCGGGCGAGTCCGCGATCCTGTGCTTCGGCGCGATCAACAAGCGGCCCTGGGTCGACGAGGCCACCGGCGAGATCGTGGTCCGCGACGTCACGACGCTGGCGCTGTCGTTCGACCACCGCCACATCGACGGCGAGAAGGGCTCGCGCTTCCTCGCCGACGTCGCCGGGATCCTCCAGGACCCCGGCACCGCGCTGCTGTTCTGA
- a CDS encoding RNA polymerase sigma factor, giving the protein MSNPGDRGAALAPDDIDDLARRAQEGDRDALETLLGEVRPRVLNICRGVLPYSSDAEDACQEAMLNIATRIGGWGGRGRFTTWLHVVAVNSARTTYRRLKNLATPTDFEDGAHDRPDPRTTSVIAGTRLDLLEAMDSIERDHPQYVEPLLLRDVYGLPYDEIAALVDAPLGTVKAQIHHGRKLARPLLRGER; this is encoded by the coding sequence GTGAGCAATCCTGGGGACCGCGGGGCCGCGTTGGCGCCCGACGACATCGACGACCTGGCGCGGCGCGCCCAGGAGGGTGACCGCGACGCGCTCGAGACGCTGCTCGGGGAGGTGCGTCCGCGGGTGCTGAACATCTGCCGCGGCGTGCTGCCGTACTCCTCCGACGCCGAGGACGCGTGCCAGGAGGCCATGCTCAACATCGCCACCCGGATCGGCGGCTGGGGCGGTCGCGGACGCTTCACGACGTGGCTGCACGTGGTCGCGGTCAACAGCGCCCGCACGACCTACCGCCGGCTGAAGAACCTCGCCACCCCGACCGACTTCGAGGACGGCGCGCACGACCGCCCCGACCCGCGCACCACGTCGGTGATCGCCGGCACCCGCCTCGACCTGCTCGAGGCGATGGACAGCATCGAGCGCGACCACCCGCAGTACGTCGAGCCGCTCCTGCTGCGCGACGTCTACGGCCTGCCCTACGACGAGATCGCCGCGCTGGTCGACGCCCCGCTCGGCACGGTGAAGGCGCAGATCCACCACGGCCGCAAGCTCGCGCGGCCGCTGCTGCGGGGCGAGCGGTGA
- a CDS encoding alpha-ketoacid dehydrogenase subunit beta — MSNQKITLAKGLNMGLRKAMEADDKVLLMGEDVGKLGGVFRITDGLQKDFGEDRVIDSPLAESGIVGTAVGMALRGYRPVIEIQFDGFVYPAYDQIVCQVAKYTYRSQGKVKMPIVIRIPFGGGIGAVEHHSESPEAQFAHTPGLKVVACSNPVDGYWMIQQAIAHDDPVIFLEPKRQYHADKAELDESATPEPLFTSRVVRAGTDATVLAYGPTVKTALKAAEAAETEGRNLEVIDLRTLSPLDMAPVLESVRRTGRCVVTHEAHVNLGMGAELAARVTEECFYSLEAPVLRVGAFDMPYPPSRIEEEYLPDLDRVLDAVDRTFAY, encoded by the coding sequence ATGAGCAACCAGAAGATCACTCTCGCCAAGGGCCTCAACATGGGCCTGCGCAAGGCCATGGAGGCCGACGACAAGGTCCTGCTGATGGGCGAGGACGTCGGCAAGCTCGGCGGCGTCTTCCGCATCACCGACGGCCTGCAGAAGGACTTCGGCGAGGACCGCGTCATCGACTCGCCGCTCGCGGAGTCCGGCATCGTCGGCACCGCGGTCGGCATGGCGCTGCGCGGCTACCGTCCCGTCATCGAGATCCAGTTCGACGGCTTCGTCTACCCCGCCTACGACCAGATCGTGTGCCAGGTCGCGAAGTACACCTACCGCTCGCAGGGCAAGGTGAAGATGCCGATCGTCATCCGCATCCCCTTCGGCGGTGGCATCGGTGCGGTCGAGCACCACTCGGAGAGCCCCGAGGCGCAGTTCGCGCACACGCCCGGCCTTAAGGTCGTGGCCTGCTCCAACCCGGTCGACGGCTACTGGATGATCCAGCAGGCCATCGCCCACGACGACCCGGTCATCTTCCTCGAGCCCAAGCGGCAGTACCACGCCGACAAGGCCGAGCTCGACGAGTCGGCCACGCCCGAGCCGCTGTTCACCTCGCGTGTCGTGCGCGCCGGCACGGACGCCACCGTGCTGGCCTACGGCCCGACGGTGAAGACCGCGCTCAAGGCCGCCGAGGCCGCCGAGACCGAGGGCCGCAACCTCGAGGTCATCGACCTGCGGACGCTGTCCCCGCTCGACATGGCGCCGGTCCTGGAGTCCGTACGCCGCACCGGCCGCTGCGTGGTCACCCACGAGGCGCACGTCAACCTCGGCATGGGTGCCGAGCTGGCCGCGCGCGTCACCGAGGAGTGCTTCTACTCCCTCGAGGCCCCGGTCCTGCGCGTCGGCGCGTTCGACATGCCCTACCCGCCGTCGCGGATCGAGGAGGAGTACCTCCCCGACCTCGACCGGGTGCTGGACGCCGTCGACCGCACCTTCGCCTACTGA
- a CDS encoding carboxyl transferase domain-containing protein, whose product MTRLSAHDLIDLVLDPGSWASWDVPPSRDGVDEAYAAELAAAAERSGVDESVLTGEGRLHGRRIGVLVGEFGFLAGSIGRAAADRIVAGIERATREGLPLVAAPVSGGTRMQEGTPAFVQMVRISAAVAAHRSAGLPYLVYLRHPTTGGVMASWGSLGHVTVAEPGALVGFLGPRVYEALYGKAFPEGVQTSENLYAHGIIDAVLPPEEIAEILDRALSILMAAREGVAPVADPGQEPVPDVDTWDCVTRSRRPDRPGVRRLLRYGARDVVPLNGTGQGESDPGLLIALARFGEAPCVFLGQDRRGQTTDHPMGPEALREARRGMRLASELGLPLVTVIDTQGAALSADAENGGLAGEIARSLADLVTLDAPTLCLMLGEGNGGGALALLPADRVVAAQHAWLSPLPPEGASAIVHRDLDHAAEMARAQQVRALDLYRRGVVDRIVAEKPDAADEPEEFCRRVAAVLEHELSALLAAGPGTAERRARRYA is encoded by the coding sequence GTGACCCGCCTCAGCGCGCACGACCTCATCGACCTGGTGCTCGACCCCGGCTCCTGGGCCTCCTGGGACGTGCCACCCTCGCGCGACGGCGTCGACGAGGCGTACGCCGCCGAGCTGGCGGCCGCGGCCGAGCGGTCGGGCGTCGACGAGTCGGTGCTGACCGGCGAGGGCCGGCTCCACGGGCGGCGGATCGGCGTGCTGGTGGGCGAGTTCGGCTTCCTCGCCGGCTCCATCGGTCGGGCCGCGGCGGACCGGATCGTCGCGGGCATCGAGCGCGCCACCCGCGAAGGGCTGCCGCTCGTCGCGGCCCCGGTCAGTGGCGGCACCCGGATGCAGGAGGGCACGCCCGCGTTCGTCCAGATGGTCCGGATCTCCGCGGCGGTCGCGGCGCACCGCAGCGCCGGGCTGCCCTACCTCGTCTACCTGCGCCACCCGACGACCGGCGGCGTGATGGCCTCCTGGGGCTCCCTGGGACACGTCACCGTCGCGGAGCCCGGGGCGCTGGTCGGGTTCCTCGGTCCGCGGGTCTACGAGGCGCTCTACGGCAAGGCGTTCCCCGAGGGCGTGCAGACCTCGGAGAACCTCTACGCGCACGGCATCATCGACGCGGTCCTGCCGCCCGAGGAGATCGCGGAGATCCTCGACCGGGCCCTGAGCATCCTGATGGCCGCCCGCGAGGGCGTCGCGCCGGTCGCCGACCCCGGGCAGGAGCCGGTGCCGGACGTCGACACCTGGGACTGCGTGACCCGCTCCCGGCGCCCCGACCGTCCGGGCGTGCGGCGGCTGCTGCGCTACGGCGCGCGCGACGTCGTCCCGCTCAACGGCACCGGGCAGGGCGAGTCGGACCCCGGCCTGCTGATCGCGCTCGCCCGCTTCGGCGAGGCGCCGTGCGTCTTCCTCGGCCAGGACCGCCGCGGCCAGACCACGGACCACCCGATGGGGCCGGAGGCGCTGCGCGAGGCCCGGCGCGGCATGCGCCTGGCCTCCGAGCTCGGGCTGCCGCTGGTCACGGTGATCGACACCCAGGGCGCCGCGCTGTCGGCCGACGCGGAGAACGGCGGGCTCGCCGGCGAGATCGCCCGGTCGCTGGCCGACCTGGTCACCCTCGACGCCCCGACGCTGTGCCTGATGCTCGGCGAGGGCAACGGGGGCGGTGCCCTCGCCCTGCTCCCGGCCGACCGGGTGGTCGCCGCCCAGCACGCGTGGCTGTCCCCGCTGCCGCCCGAGGGGGCGTCGGCGATCGTGCACCGCGACCTCGACCACGCCGCCGAGATGGCCCGCGCCCAGCAGGTCCGCGCCCTCGACCTCTACCGCCGCGGCGTCGTCGACCGCATCGTGGCCGAGAAGCCCGACGCCGCCGACGAGCCCGAGGAGTTCTGCCGCCGGGTCGCCGCCGTCCTCGAGCACGAGCTCAGCGCGCTGCTCGCCGCTGGTCCGGGCACTGCGGAGCGCCGGGCGCGTCGCTACGCCTGA